The proteins below are encoded in one region of Bacteriovorax sp. Seq25_V:
- a CDS encoding HD-GYP domain-containing protein: MNDHTNQESSSYFTIPFNLIFIDGPIPYPIYVNSSSRESVEKFVKIVGEGEVLREELVEGFKKYLRVYVKESDRPKYLQSLVHHKNAADIEKVAVIKDSAIKYLDDIFSPSKEFNTQILGEAIEGCHESMKSMVGVIRDYDINNLKNLIADLSFHDFYTYDHSINVSMYTVLIFKSLKPNAKEEDLVSAGLGGLLHDLGKTKIPTDILNNTGKLSDEDFNVIKTHPELGAELFEQSSPDLPGINKEAIKRVILEHHENWDGTGYPNKLPGKDHHLFSRVCSIADFFDAITTKRSYSDVLPIEDALAVMEKTVGKKIDPEIFKFFTEKISKAVLNGKAGIELPEDFDTERAHKVLPIQKVQPKKISSDFTKPEGKPKKKAA, from the coding sequence ATGAACGATCACACAAACCAAGAATCTTCGAGTTATTTTACAATCCCTTTCAACCTTATCTTTATTGATGGGCCGATTCCATATCCAATTTATGTGAATTCATCATCACGTGAATCCGTTGAAAAATTTGTAAAAATTGTTGGTGAAGGAGAAGTACTCCGTGAAGAGCTTGTTGAAGGTTTCAAAAAATACCTTCGTGTCTACGTCAAAGAAAGTGATCGCCCAAAATATTTACAAAGTTTAGTACATCATAAAAATGCAGCAGATATAGAAAAAGTAGCTGTCATAAAAGATTCAGCTATTAAATATCTTGATGATATATTCAGTCCTTCCAAGGAATTTAATACGCAAATCCTTGGCGAGGCAATTGAAGGTTGTCATGAATCAATGAAGTCAATGGTTGGCGTAATTAGAGATTATGATATCAACAATCTTAAGAATCTTATTGCTGATCTTTCATTTCATGATTTTTATACCTACGACCATTCTATCAATGTAAGTATGTACACGGTTTTAATTTTCAAATCTCTAAAACCAAACGCAAAAGAAGAAGACCTCGTTAGCGCTGGTCTAGGTGGCCTTTTACACGATTTAGGAAAAACTAAAATCCCGACAGATATTTTAAATAATACAGGAAAACTTTCTGATGAAGATTTTAATGTCATCAAAACTCACCCAGAATTGGGAGCTGAGCTTTTTGAACAATCTTCCCCTGACCTACCTGGAATAAACAAGGAAGCAATCAAGAGAGTTATTCTAGAGCATCATGAAAACTGGGATGGAACTGGTTATCCAAATAAATTGCCTGGGAAGGACCATCATCTTTTCTCACGAGTTTGCTCAATTGCAGACTTTTTCGATGCTATCACGACGAAGAGATCTTACTCTGATGTTCTACCAATTGAAGATGCACTCGCTGTCATGGAAAAAACAGTTGGTAAAAAAATAGATCCAGAAATTTTTAAATTCTTCACTGAAAAAATCTCAAAAGCAGTTCTTAATGGTAAGGCCGGTATTGAACTTCCTGAAGATTTTGACACTGAAAGGGCCCACAAAGTTCTACCGATTCAAAAGGTTCAGCCTAAGAAGATTAGTAGCGACTTCACAAAACCTGAAGGGAAGCCAAAGAAAAAGGCTGCCTAA
- a CDS encoding outer-membrane lipoprotein carrier protein LolA: MLKSFIFLLSIPTFAFIPNSFKMNYTQEFKSQVSQQNRSGTGVFEYKYPSNLKIDQEKPEKLVYVSNSKTTWIYRAPLFDDEPAEVTVHKGQAASLSSFFDILKDGLKTNGNYSVAIKGSEALLTFNKSASKSTGIKTATLKFNKADRLIFDELNIIDISYTDGRLVELKLSNIATKVTFPAKHFVFEIPKGAKVLKQ, encoded by the coding sequence ATGCTTAAATCATTTATCTTTCTTTTATCAATTCCGACTTTCGCTTTTATACCAAACTCATTCAAGATGAATTATACGCAAGAATTTAAATCGCAAGTGAGTCAGCAAAATAGAAGTGGAACAGGAGTGTTCGAATATAAATACCCAAGTAATTTAAAAATCGATCAAGAAAAACCAGAGAAACTTGTATATGTTTCGAATTCTAAAACCACTTGGATTTATCGTGCTCCACTATTTGACGACGAACCAGCTGAGGTAACTGTTCATAAGGGACAGGCCGCGAGCCTTTCAAGTTTTTTTGATATTCTAAAAGATGGACTAAAGACAAATGGAAACTATTCTGTCGCAATTAAGGGTAGTGAGGCTCTTTTAACATTTAACAAGTCAGCATCAAAATCAACTGGAATTAAAACTGCCACATTAAAATTTAATAAAGCTGATAGGCTAATCTTCGATGAACTTAATATTATCGATATTAGTTATACTGATGGTCGATTAGTTGAACTGAAACTTTCAAATATTGCAACAAAAGTTACATTTCCAGCCAAACATTTTGTTTTTGAAATTCCAAAAGGAGCGAAAGTACTAAAACAGTAG
- the smc gene encoding chromosome segregation protein SMC — MQLKRLIIQGFKSFKDRTVINFDDGITGIVGPNGCGKSNIVDALFWVMGEQSAKHLRGSSMKDLIFAGSSKYSPGSFAEATLVLENTTGKHIHIGNKVASPSEIQLTRKLYKNGDTEYRINGEPARLKDIQEVFMDTGAGAKSYSIIAQGEINKLVQMKPVERRTMIEEVAGITKFKIRKKESLKKIEATEQNLTRLADLKIEIEKNLRSLQKQAEKAERARSLKDKIQRTEISVNAHRMFDMLKELRDGSSELIEKKMQLQSWINEKEQLEISLEEERYTREEKAEGIENLQKERNEISNKLAKSEERLNSLCSSLTDKEKQLETRQQETEDLKTEILERREKRDALIEEKETVVASAKEEFDYEAEEERIEELKAELELKKEALNDLRDSLTEKKEEVSKMDQLAFQNNSKLEEYARSLQDLATEIEALEKQYSGVSTEIAKERDEVNAAEKLVEELTFKESVSKRELEELTRFDRDLEATLKTKTKEQITTESRYNSLKEVASSLEGAKEGITEFLKNNETEAYKLLGNLVKCDDKYTAAVEALLGEFFDTLVTTEDDLGLLKSWVNDNSDKALEILLGDKSADLVSPETKERISVKLGQEIVSLASVVQIPEEFKSRLTPYLDGLFIVENLDLDKAKTISSAINFIGLTDMSGKTILRNRNKATVLAVKSAENEAQSAVARNNKIEELEASLAVLNEEVAKLEAQVEESNNLVAAKVIEHEELRDKLANSKADFASKKSALDSKLSGMENGNTRLDILKSRRDETSKLRLDILEKEESFSKDKSAIDEELEEISALIEEREAEFEDVRSTYEADREVLMAKQVEAKTFDQRVKSLESQILDIEAQLEKQELRIQTNTELVEKLSDEMTVVEEELQTLEVSNKETAEILSDKDEVLSHLKDELSELLLSMQEREDRVKALGKDISKTDKEVTEKEVRFEQYLAEEEEIVKNIFEKYRVDLRVSIGRFLEYANEDFERLNDVSRMYYMETENGVVEVEAVSYDFVRKYGQELKELSNKLKNYKNEYVRLGEINWQAIEDYDRQKLRHDFLKVQEEELRKSLEDLQTAINHIDEKSKERFAIAFEEVNVRFQKVFPIIFGGGSATLKIVGNIDDPECGLDIIAQPPGKKMQNINLMSGGEKAMTAVSLIFSIYLVKPAPFCLLDEVDAPLDDANVGRFNELLREMSKESQFILITHNKKTMELNDTLYGVTMQEPGVSKAVSVQLH, encoded by the coding sequence GTGCAACTGAAAAGATTGATTATTCAGGGATTTAAATCATTCAAAGATAGAACGGTTATTAATTTCGATGATGGAATTACAGGAATCGTTGGGCCAAATGGATGTGGTAAATCTAATATCGTTGATGCCTTATTTTGGGTAATGGGAGAGCAGTCTGCCAAGCACCTCAGAGGTAGTTCAATGAAAGACCTGATCTTTGCAGGATCTTCAAAATATTCTCCAGGTTCGTTTGCAGAAGCAACACTTGTTCTAGAGAACACTACTGGTAAGCATATTCATATTGGAAATAAGGTGGCGAGTCCTTCTGAGATTCAATTGACAAGAAAGCTTTATAAAAATGGTGACACTGAATATCGTATCAACGGTGAACCTGCTCGTCTTAAAGATATCCAAGAAGTTTTCATGGATACAGGAGCTGGGGCGAAGTCTTATTCAATTATTGCTCAGGGTGAGATCAATAAACTTGTTCAAATGAAGCCGGTTGAGCGTCGTACGATGATCGAAGAAGTTGCTGGTATTACAAAATTCAAAATCAGAAAAAAAGAATCTCTAAAAAAGATTGAAGCTACAGAACAAAACTTAACTCGTCTTGCAGATCTAAAAATTGAAATTGAAAAGAACTTAAGATCGCTTCAAAAGCAAGCTGAGAAGGCAGAAAGAGCGAGAAGTTTAAAAGATAAAATTCAAAGAACAGAAATTTCTGTAAATGCTCACCGTATGTTTGACATGCTTAAAGAGCTTAGAGATGGAAGTAGTGAGCTTATTGAAAAGAAAATGCAACTTCAATCTTGGATTAATGAGAAGGAGCAACTAGAAATTTCACTAGAGGAAGAAAGATATACTCGCGAAGAAAAAGCAGAAGGAATTGAGAATCTTCAAAAAGAAAGAAATGAAATATCGAATAAGCTTGCAAAATCTGAAGAGAGATTAAACTCACTTTGTTCAAGTTTAACTGATAAAGAAAAACAATTAGAAACAAGACAACAAGAGACTGAAGATCTTAAGACTGAAATCCTTGAGAGAAGAGAGAAGCGTGATGCGCTAATCGAAGAGAAAGAAACTGTTGTTGCTTCAGCAAAAGAAGAATTTGACTACGAAGCTGAAGAAGAAAGAATTGAAGAATTAAAAGCAGAACTAGAACTTAAGAAGGAAGCTTTAAATGATCTTAGAGACTCTCTAACTGAAAAGAAAGAAGAAGTTTCTAAAATGGATCAACTTGCTTTCCAAAATAATTCTAAGCTTGAAGAATATGCTCGTTCTCTTCAAGATCTTGCAACTGAAATTGAAGCATTAGAAAAACAATATTCTGGTGTCTCAACTGAGATCGCAAAAGAAAGAGACGAAGTTAACGCTGCTGAAAAATTAGTAGAAGAGTTAACTTTTAAAGAATCGGTTTCAAAAAGAGAGCTTGAAGAGCTAACTCGTTTTGATAGAGATCTTGAAGCAACTTTAAAAACAAAAACAAAAGAACAAATTACTACTGAGTCTCGTTACAACTCTCTAAAAGAAGTTGCATCATCTTTAGAAGGTGCAAAAGAGGGAATTACTGAGTTCTTAAAAAACAATGAAACTGAAGCTTATAAGCTTTTAGGAAACCTTGTTAAGTGTGATGATAAGTACACTGCTGCTGTTGAGGCACTTCTCGGAGAGTTTTTCGATACTCTTGTGACAACTGAAGATGATCTAGGTCTACTAAAATCATGGGTAAATGATAACTCTGATAAGGCCCTAGAAATTCTTCTTGGTGATAAGTCTGCAGATCTTGTATCACCAGAAACAAAAGAGAGAATCTCTGTTAAGCTTGGACAAGAAATTGTAAGCCTTGCTTCTGTAGTTCAAATTCCAGAAGAATTTAAGTCAAGACTAACACCATACTTAGATGGATTATTCATTGTTGAGAATCTTGATCTTGATAAAGCAAAAACAATTTCAAGTGCGATTAACTTTATTGGTTTAACGGATATGTCTGGGAAGACAATCCTTAGAAATAGAAATAAGGCAACTGTTCTGGCCGTTAAATCAGCTGAGAATGAAGCACAAAGTGCTGTTGCTAGAAATAATAAAATTGAAGAACTTGAAGCATCTCTCGCTGTTTTAAACGAAGAAGTCGCTAAGCTTGAAGCACAAGTAGAAGAAAGCAATAATCTTGTTGCTGCCAAAGTTATTGAGCACGAAGAACTAAGAGATAAGCTTGCAAACTCTAAAGCTGACTTTGCCTCTAAGAAATCTGCTCTTGATTCTAAGCTTTCTGGAATGGAGAACGGTAATACAAGACTTGATATCTTAAAGTCTCGTCGCGATGAAACTTCAAAACTTCGTTTAGATATTCTTGAAAAAGAAGAGTCATTCTCTAAAGACAAATCTGCTATTGATGAAGAGCTTGAAGAAATCTCTGCATTAATTGAAGAAAGAGAAGCTGAATTTGAAGATGTTCGCTCTACTTACGAAGCAGATAGAGAAGTTCTAATGGCCAAACAAGTAGAAGCAAAGACTTTTGATCAAAGAGTGAAATCTCTAGAATCTCAAATATTAGATATCGAAGCTCAACTTGAAAAACAAGAACTTCGTATTCAAACAAACACAGAGTTAGTTGAAAAATTATCTGATGAGATGACTGTTGTTGAAGAAGAACTTCAAACTCTTGAAGTAAGTAATAAAGAGACTGCAGAGATCCTATCTGATAAAGATGAAGTACTTTCTCACCTAAAAGACGAATTATCTGAACTTCTTCTTAGTATGCAGGAGAGAGAAGATAGAGTTAAGGCCCTTGGAAAAGATATCTCTAAAACTGATAAAGAAGTCACAGAAAAAGAAGTTCGTTTCGAGCAGTACCTTGCTGAAGAAGAAGAGATTGTTAAGAATATATTTGAAAAGTATAGAGTGGATCTACGTGTTTCAATCGGTCGCTTCTTAGAATATGCTAACGAAGATTTCGAAAGACTTAATGACGTTTCTAGAATGTATTACATGGAAACTGAAAATGGTGTTGTTGAAGTTGAGGCCGTTTCTTATGACTTCGTAAGAAAATACGGTCAAGAATTGAAAGAACTTTCAAATAAGCTTAAAAACTATAAGAACGAGTATGTTAGACTTGGCGAGATTAACTGGCAGGCGATTGAAGATTATGACAGACAAAAATTACGTCATGACTTCTTAAAGGTTCAGGAAGAAGAGCTAAGAAAATCTTTAGAAGATCTACAGACTGCAATTAATCATATTGATGAAAAATCTAAAGAGAGATTTGCAATTGCTTTTGAAGAAGTTAACGTTCGTTTCCAAAAAGTATTCCCAATCATCTTTGGTGGTGGATCTGCAACTCTGAAGATTGTAGGAAATATTGATGACCCTGAATGTGGTCTTGATATTATCGCTCAGCCACCAGGTAAGAAGATGCAAAATATCAACCTGATGTCAGGGGGAGAGAAAGCGATGACAGCTGTATCTCTAATCTTCTCAATCTACCTTGTTAAGCCAGCTCCGTTCTGTCTTCTCGATGAGGTTGATGCCCCTCTTGATGATGCTAACGTTGGTAGATTCAACGAACTTCTAAGAGAGATGAGTAAAGAATCTCAATTTATTTTGATTACTCACAATAAGAAGACAATGGAGCTAAATGATACACTTTACGGTGTTACAATGCAGGAACCAGGTGTTTCAAAAGCTGTTTCTGTACAACTTCACTAA